The sequence GCGGCGGCTTAGGCGGACTCTTTGGTGGAGCAGGAGCAGGCGACAATTCAATGTTCTTTATCCTTATCATCATTATGATGTTATTTGGCGGCGGCTTAGGAACTGGTTTCGGCGTTTGCTAAAAATTACTTAGAAAAAATCCCTATTCATTTAGGGATTTTTTTTTACATATATTTTTACATAAAAAAATAGGAAAGTTATTTTCTTATTAGAAAAACTTTCCTATTAATGCTTTATTTAATTCCCATCAACATAAACATAAGTAATAAGGGTAAAATATTATGACTTCCAATAGCTGATGTACTGTTTACGCGCCCCTGGCAATCCTTATCTATTTCATAAACGGTATTGCCTTCAATAATCAATGTATCTAAATCTTCTTTTACTGCTTCTTTTTTCTTCTCTTGAGATTTAATTTGAGTTTGTTGAACATCATTTAAAATACCAGTTATTGCTTTGATTTCCCCCATCATATTGGTGAATTTATCAATTTCACCTCTACTGTTTTCAGGCATAAAAGCTTTCATTGCATTTAGCAAGTTAATTTCTTTCATAGATTCTTGCATGCTTTTTTCTTTATACATATTAACAGTTTCTTTAATGCCGTTTAAAAACTTTTCTTGTGTTACTTTATTAATGTTTGATACGATTTCATTAAAAAAATCTGACATATCCACTTGCCCACTCATAATATTAACGATATCTTCTATTTTCTCTCTTTCGCCCAAGCTCACTCTCTCCAATATAAATATCTTAATTCAATATATGTTTATGCCCATAATTTTGCAACTAAAACCTTTATTTTTTTTATATGCCCTGAACCCATTATTTCTTTTCAATATATAAAAAACTTTCCTTAATCTTAGCACACTTTTTCTTCATATAATTTAATGTACACAGAACAAAATGACTTCCAAAAATATTCTGCTGAACTTTGTTCTGCCTATTTTTTTATAAAACTTTCCAATATTAGTCAAGTATTTGGACTTTAACACATAGAATATTACTATGACATAGTATGCTTTTATAAATAGACTTTTGTCTAGAAAGGAGTCATATAGAAATGAGTGAATTTAATCAAAGTAATCAAGACACTAGTTTTGATATAAATAAATTATTAAATATGCTTCCTAAAGAATCACCTACTCCATCCCCTCCCAAATATCTTGCTCAAGCATCTGCTTTGGACCAAGTAACCAATAATGAACATATGCAGATTATTAAAGCAGCTATTCCATTTTTAGAACATAATATGCAAAAACAGTTGGCAATAATGGTCAAATTTTTAGAACTTAAAAATACTTTTAACTTATATAATAATGACAATTATAAGCAAGTAGAACAACTAAATCTGGGTAGCAACAACCGTGAAGCTATGTTAAGCAATATACGATCAGTCTGTTCTGATTGCAATAAAAACTTAGTTGATATCGTTTTAAACATGTTAAACATCAACAAATTAATGCAGAATTATCAAAGGCTCCAACAAGAAACCTTAAAGAAAGAAGAACCAAAGACTAATGTAAAAGATGAATCGACTGAAACAACTACGTCCAATACCCCCTTTAATTTTAACACCCCGCAACAACAAACACCGCCACCACCATCAGAAAATAAACCTTCAATGGATAATACAATGATAGAAGGTTTAAAAAGTATGCTGTCTCCAGAACAAAGAAATATGGTAGATATGTTTAGTACAATGATGAAAATGAATTCAATAAATAATAATCAAAAGGAGAATGATAAAAATGAGTAGTAATATATTAAATAATGAGGCATTTAGAAATATTGATCCTAGAAAACTTCAGGTTTTAGTAGAAATGTTTAATGAAATGGGATCCAAGCCAACAGACCAAAAAATCCAAGTATTATTTTCTTATGGTATGAAAATGAAGCAAATGGGCCTTCAATTCACTACAAACGAAACCAACTTAATTATGAACTCCTTAAAAGAGGGATTATCTCCTGCTGAAAGAAATAAAATTGATATGATGATTAATATGATGAGTATGTTAAACCAACAAAACTAAAGTCCTAAGACTTTAGTTTATTGGTTTTATTATAATTTATTTAACAACTAAATTAATGATTTTATTAGGCACATAAATCTCTTTTACAATTGATTTGCCTTCTAATTTATTTTCAATAGCTTCTCTTGCTTTTTGTAACACAGAATCTTTATCTTCTTCTAAGCCTATTGTAATGGTTGCTTTTACTTTTCCATTAACTTGTACAGGCATTTCAACAGAGTCATCTTTCATCTTCTCTTCATCATATTCTGGCCAAGATGTATTGAACACACTATCCGTATGACCTGTTATTTCCCAAAGTTCTTCTGCTATATGAGGTGCAAAAGGTGCAATTAAAGTAATAACCTTTTCAATGGTTTCTTTATCTATACCACCTTCTTGTTTTGCTATATCATTTAGTTTGTTTGTATATTCCATAAAACCACTTATTACAGTATTTAAATTAACATTATTTAAACGATTAGTAATTTCATAAATCATCTTATGTCTTATTTTTTCCATTTCTTTCGTTGGTTGCACATTTTTATCTTTGCTATCTATTACTAAATTCCAGAAACGGTTAATAAATCTATATACGCCATCTATCCCTCTATCATCCCATTCTGAATCTAATTCAGGTGGTCCAACAAATAGTTCGTATAATCTTAAAGAGTCACAACCATAATCATTAACCAACTCATCTGGTGATACAACATTACCTTTTGATTTACTCATCTTAGCACCATTTTTACAAATCATCCCTTGATTGAATAAACGTTTAAATGGTTCAGCAAAATCCACTACACCAATGTCATATAAAAACTTAGTATAGAATCTAGCATACAATAAATGTAATACCGCATGCTCAATACCACCAACATACATATCAACTGGTAACCACTCTTTTGCTTTTTCTTTTGACACTAACTCTTTATCATTATGAACATCAACATATCTTAAGAAATACCATGATGACCCTGCCCATTGTGGCATAGTATTGGTTTCTCTTTTTGCATTTTGTCCACAAGTAGGGCAAGTTGTATTCACCCACTCTTCAATAGCTGCTAAAGGTGACTCTCCAGTTCCTGTTGGCTGATATGACTTAACATTTGGCAACTTAACTGGTAATTCTTCTTCTGGAACAGGAACAGCACCGCATTTATCACAGTGAACGATTGGAATAGGCTCTCCCCAATAACGTTGTCTTGAGAATACCCAATCACGCAATTTGTAATTGGTTGTTTTTGTTCCTATTTCATGCTCTTCTAGATAGTTAATGATTGCTTCTTTTGCTTTTGAAGCTTTCATGCCATCAAAAACACCTGAATTAATCATAATACCATCTTCTGTATAAGCTTCTTTTAATTCTTTATTAACATCATCTTCTTCTTTAGCAATAACTTGTGTTATTTTCAACTCAAATTTCTTAGCGAAATCAAAATCTCTTTCATCATGGGCAGGCACACACATAATAGCCCCTGTACCGTAATCTGCTAAAACATAGTCAGAAATCCAAATAGGCAATTTTTCCCCGTTTAATGGATTAATGGCATAACTTCCTGTAAATACACCTGTTTTTTCTTTATCTTGCATTCTATCTACTGAAGATTTTAACGAAGCTTTAAACACATAATCTTCTACTGATTCTTTTTGATCATCTGTTGCAATTTTATTCACTAAATGGTGTTCTGGTGCTAAAACCATAAAAGTTGCACCAAATAAAGTATCTGGTCTTGTAGTAAATACTTTTATTTTTTCTTCATTATTATCCACGTCAAAATCAATTTCTGCACCAAAACTTTTACCAATCCAGTCTGATTGCATCTTCTTAACTTTTTCTGGCCAATCTAATTGGTCCAAATCAGTTAACAATCTCTCAGCATATGCCGTTATTTTTAACATCCATTGTCTAAGATTTTTCTTTGTAACATCAGATCCACAACGTTCACATTCACCATTAACTACTTCTTCATTTGCAAGACCTGTTTTACAATCAGGACACCAGTTTATTGGCATTTCTTTTTCATAAGCCAATCCTTCTTTAAACATCTTTACAAAAATCCATTGGGTCCATTTATAATAATTAGGATCTGTTGTATTAATTTCTTTATCCCAATCATAAATAGCACTAATTTCTTTTAACTGTCTCTTAAAATTCTCAACATTCTCAGCTGTAGCAATTGCTGGATGAACCCCTTGGGTTATAGCATAATTCTCAGCTGGTAAACCAAATGCATCCCACCCCATCGGATGTAGCACATAATACCCTTGAAGTAATTTGTATCTACTCCAAACATCACTTAAAACATAACCTCTCCAGTGACCAACATGCAATCCACTTCCAGATGGATAAGGAAACATGTCCAAACAATAATACTTTGGCTTATCTTCTGTTTCTACATTAACTGGGTTCTTATCCCAATTATCACGCCATTTTTTCTCAATCTCTTTATGATTATACGTAAAACTCATAGTAACCTCCTAAGTATGTTCTTTTTGAATTTTGGTGTTTTAACTCTGGTTTAATTTTATTCTGGCGAAGCCACTAACGCGGCATCCGACGCTACGTTTAATAAACCTTTTGAAATACAAAAAAACTTTTCATCTCTAAATAAATAGAGACGAAAAGTTAACTTCCGCGGTACCACTCTAATTTACCCTGCAAAAATAGACTATAGTCTAGTAATGACAGAATACCCTTAATACTTATAACGGCAAGTTACCGCCTTAACCTACTAAGTTTCAGCTAAAGGACTCCAAGGCGAGTTCAACAAAGTTCAATACTGTTTTACACCAACCAACAGCTCTCTAAAATCGACCTACTGTTTACTACTCCTTTTCCCAGTCTTTCCCTTATAATACTAAAAGCATTCTATCATATTAAAATATCCTGGTCAAGACCTTTTAAATTTAAAAAGCCTTCTATATTAAGCTTCTTTTTTACTTTCTTCTATTACCTTCTCTTGAACATCTGAAGGCGCTTGCTCATATCTTTCAAATTTCATTGTAAATGTCCCACGTCCTTGAGTCATGGAACGTAAATCTGTAGAATAACCGAACATTTCTGCCATAGGAACTTCTCCTTGAATTTCCTGCTTTCCATTCATTGGAAGCATTCCTAAAACTCTACCACGTCTTTTATTTAAGTCACCAATTATATCGCCCATATATACATCTGGCACTAAAATTTTAACACTTGCAATGGGCTCAAGTAAAACTGGCTTTGCCTCCTGAAACCCTTTTTTAAATGCCACAGTTGTAGCAATTTTAAAAGCCATCTCAGAAGAATCAACTGGATGATAACTTCCATCCACTAATGTTGCTTTTACACCAACAACTGGATAGCCTGCTAACACGCCTCTTTGAACAGATTCTTGTAAGCCTTTTTCCACTGCTGGAAAGTAATTTTTAGGTACTGAACCGCCAAATACCTTTTCTTCAAAAATATATGGATGTTCCAAGTCCCCTGATGGCTCAAATTCAATGTGTACATCTCCATATTGACCGTGCCCACCTGATTGTTTTTTATGTTTACCTTGAACTTTAACTTTTCCTTTAATGGTCTCTCTATAAGCCACTCTCGGCTTTACTAAATCAACCTCTACTTTAAACTTACTTGATAATTTACTAACAATTACATCTAAATGTTGGTCTCCTGTACCGTATAATAATTCTTGATGATTTTCAGGATCCATTACAACTTTGATTGTTGGATCTTCTTCCATTAACTTTTGTAATCCAACAGATATTTTTTCCTCATCACCTTTGGTTTTAGGAACAATAGCCATTACGGCTAATGATTCTGGATAATTAATGGCCTCTAATAAAACGGGATTCTTTTTATCACATAAGGTATTGCCTGTTGAAGAATTGCTTAACTTTACTGCTCCAATATCCCCTGGAACAAGCTGTTTTACTTCAATTTGTTCCTTACCTCTTAAACAAAAGAGATGTGAAACTTTTTCATCTATATCCTTATTAGCATTATATACCATTGAATCAGACTTAAATACGCCTGAATAAACTCTAAACAATGATAATTTCCCAATATAAGGGTCTACTATCGTTTTAAAAATAAAAGCAGATAAGGGTTGCTCTTCCCCACATATAACTTCTATTTCTTCTAAAGTTTCTGGATTTTTCCCTATAACAAAAGGATGTTCTTCCTTTGGATATGGCATATACTTTACTATTGAACTTAACAAAACTTGAACGCCTGTATTATTCATTCCTGATCCACATAGTATAGGTACAATTTCTCCATCAACGACGCCTTTGTGTAAGGCAGATTGGATTTCTTCTAATGTAAATTCTTCTTGTGCAAAATACTTTTCCATAAGCTCGTCACTTGTTTCAGCAACTGCTTCAAGAATCATTTCTCTAATGGGTTCTATTTCATCTATTAAATCATTAGGTATGGGGCAGGTTTCTACATGGTCTTTAACAAATTTTCTTCCTTCCATTTTTGTTACATTTACAAATCCAACAAATTTACCTTCATCTCTTATGGGTATATGAAATGGCGCAATTCTTTTACCATACAATTCTTTCAAACTATCAATTACATCGTACAAATTAGCTTGCTCATCATCCATATCCGTTACAAAAAACATTTTAGGAATATTCATTTCTTCAACATATTCCCAAGCTTTTTCTGTACCTACTTCTACACCTGATTTTCCTGATATTACAATGATTGCTCCATCTGCTACTCGAATAGCTTCTTTAACTTCTCCTGCAAAATCAAAACATCCAGGTGTATCTAAAACATTAATTTTACACCCTTCCCATTCTACAGGTATAATAGAAGTTCCTATTGAAATTTTTCGTTTCATCTCCTCTTTGTCAAAATCACTAATGGTATTGCCTTCTTCTACCCTTCCTTGACGGTTAATAGCACCTGTTACAAATGCCATTGCATCAACAAGATTCGTTTTTCCACATCCACCATGACCAAGAATAACAATGTTTCTAATTTGATCTGAAGAATAAACATTCATATTACTTCCTCCAATCTAAGATAATTTTATACTTAACTAGTTGGAACATTTTATGTTAAATTAAAGTAATTAAATGCAAATCATAAGTATTGTATTATATTACCTCCGATTGTATACAACTTTTTAATAAAATTTCAGAATTGGTTGTACAATTATTTATTAAAAAGGTCATATAAATCAATCTTCAATAATTAAATCACTTATATTATATATTCTACTAAAAACAGTTCTATACATCAACTCTTTTGTGAAATTTATTACTGTTAATTAATATTACTTTGATTTATACATATATTTTTACCTAAATTTTGACTATATAATCTCTTTTGACATTAAAATTTCTTAATTACGTTGACTTTTAGACTTTAACGCATTATAGTATTGACATGCCTTTTTTATACGTGTAAAATGTTAGAAAGAATAGCTGTACTAGATTATATTAAATACTATAGTATATTAGTGAAAGGATTTGTGTTATGATTAAATGCAGAAAATCTATTGAAACTTTAAGACCATACATACCTGGGAAACCTATCGATGATGTAAAAGAAGAATACGGACTAGAAGAAGTTATTAAATTAGCTTCTAATGAAAATCCTCTAGGTTGCTCAGAAAAAGCAAAGGAAGCAATTATTAAATCTCTTGAAGATGTAGCCATCTACCCTGATGGTAATGCTACAAAATTAAGAAAAACTTTGTCAAACCATTTTAATATTAAAGATGAGCAAATTATTTTTGGTGCAGGTTCAGATGAACTTATAACTTTCATCACTCAGGTATTTATTGGAGAAGGAGACGAAGCAATTACTTGTACGCCTAGTTTTCCCAGATATGCATCTGCTGTAAAATTAATGGGTGGAACTATTATAGAAGTACCTCTTAAAGATTTCACTTTTGACTTAGATGGTATTTTAGATTCTATTACAGAACATACTAAGGTCATATTTATTGCCAATCCAAATAATCCAACTGGAACCATTATAACCAAAAAACAACAACTTGATTTTATTAAAAAGGTACCTAAAAATATATTATTAGTAATGGATGAAGCCTATTCTGAGTATATTGAAGATGAGAGTTTTCCTAACACACTTCCTTTATTAGCAGAATATGAAAATATTATATTATTAAAAACATTCTCCAAGGCTTATGGGTTAGCATCACTGCGTGTAGGTTATGGCATTGCAAAAGAACCAGTTATTGAATTGCTAAATAGAGTAAGAGGACCATTCAATCTTACTTCAGCAGCTCAAGAAGCAGCCATTGCTAGCTTGAATGATAAAGCTTTTTTAGAGAAATCCATAACCCTTAATAATACAATAAAAGAATGGACCTACAATAAATGTAGAACACTAGGTTTAGAGTATATTCCTACTTTTGGTAATTTTATTATGATCAATATTAAGATAGATACATTAGACACATTTAAAAAACTACAATCAAAAGGTGTAATTATTAGACCTGGCTGTTTCCTTGGCTTAGAGGGATGGTTACGTGTTACTCTTGGCACTCAAGAACAAATGGAATTTTTCTTTACTGAATTAACAGAATTACTTGTTTAAATAAGTTTAAATTTTAAAAGTGGCTTAGCCACTTTTATCTATATATAAGGAGTGAGCTCTATGATTATTGTAATGAAACAACACGCAAAAGACGAAGCTATTAAGAGCGCTATATCTCGTATAGAATCTAAAGGATTACAAACAAATCTATCAAAGGGTTCTGAAGTTACTATAATTGGCGTAATTGGAGATAAATCACAACTAAGTGATTGTAATGTGGAGTTATGGGATGGCGTTGAAAAAATCGTTATTGTTACAGAATCCTATAAACTGGCTAATAAAAAATTCAATCCTAATCCTTCTGTCATTAAAGTTGGTAATACCTCTATTGGAGGAGATGAACTTGCTATAATGGCAGGACCTTGTGCCATTGAAAGTGAAGAACAACTTCTCCAAACAGCACACGCCATAAAAAAAGCTGGAGCAACCATTCTAAGAGGTGGTGCATTTAAACCAAGGACTTCTCCTTACTCATTCCAAGGCCTTGAAGAACAAGGCTTACAATTTATGGCTACAGCAAGACAAGAAACCGGTTTAGCCGTAGTTTGCGAAGTTACAAGTCTTAAATCTGTTGAATCTGCTGTTAAATATGTAGATATGTTACAAATTGGTGCGAGAAATATGCAAAACTTCTATTTATTAAAAGAAGTAGGTAAAACAAACTTACCAGTATTACTAAAAAGAGGTTTGGCAGCTACAATTGATGAATGGTTAAATGCTGCAGAATATATCATGAGTGAAGGCAATAGAAATGTCATATTATGCGAAAGAGGCATTCGTACTTTTGAGACTGCAACAAGAAATACTTTAGATATAAGTGCAGTTCCTGTTATCAAAGAAAAAAGTCATCTACCAATTATCGTCGATCCTAGTCATGCTACAGGTGTAAAAGATTATGTAGCACCTTTATCAAAATCTTCTATTGCAGCAGGAGCAGATGGTTTAATGATTGAAGTTCATCCAGATCCGGCAACTGCATTATCTGATGGTCCTCAATCTTTAACCTTCGATTCTTTCGAAGCTCTATGCAAGGAATTAAAGCCTTATGCTGAACTTTCAGGAAAAAAACTTTATATCAATTAAAAACATAGGTATTATAGGTTTAGGTTTAATAGGTGGGTCTTTAGCAAAAACAATACGTTTTAAGAACCTGCCTATTAACATATATGCCTATGATGCAGATGTAGACACTCTAAAAGAAGCAAAAGATGAAGGTATAATAGATGATTATTTCGATGACATTAATAGTAGGTTTCAAGAATTAGACATTATTTTTTTATGTGCTCCAGTCCAATATAATAACGAAGTATTATCAATCCTTAAAAACTGTATTTCTGACACAACCATTTTAACAGATGTTGGTAGTGTTAAAGGAATGATTCATAGTTCCATTATTGAAATGGATTTAGAGAAATATTTCATTGGCGGCCACCCAATGGCAGGATCAGAAAAATCTGGGTATAATGCATCCACTAATATTTTATTAGAAAATGCATACTATGTACTAACACCCACTTCTTCTGTATCCGAAGATAAAATAAAAAAATTATATGATTTAGTAGAAGCTTTTGGTTCAATCCCAGTCATTATAAATTGGGAAGACCATGACTATGCTACTGCCGCTATTAGCCATGTGCCACATATAATAGCGTCTAGTTTAGTAAATCTAGTTAAACTCTTAGATGACAAGGGTCTTATGAAACAATTAGCAGCTGGTGGTTTTAAAGATTTAACAAGAATAGCTTCTTCCTCTCCAAGTTTATGGAAGCAAATTACCTTATCCAATAAAGATAAGATATTGCAAATTATATCAGAATATATTAAGATATTAGAACAGTTTAAGGTTATGTTAGATACTGATGATACCAACTATATCTTTAATTTTTTTGATGAAGCTAATGATTACAGATCAGAGTTTTTAGATCCATCCTTGGGCAGTATAAAAAAATCTTATGAAATTATGGTAGATATTCCGGATGAATTAGGAATCATTGCAAAAATCGCTACTTTATTAAGCAATCATAATATCAGTATAAAAAACATAGGAATTGTTCATAACCGTGAATATGAACAAGGTGTATTGAAAATTGTTTTTTACGATGAAAAAAGTCAATTAAAAAGTATAGATATCTTAAAATTACTTAATTATACAATTTATCTACGTTAGGAGGTACTAATTTGATTATCAATCCAATTAGCAAAATATCTGGTGAATTATCTGTACCAGGAGATAAATCTATTTCTCATAGAGCAATAATGTTCAGTTCCTTATCTGATGGTAAAAGCATTATCCGTAACTTTTTACAAGGTGATGACTGTTTATCAACTATACGATGTTTTAAACAACTAGGCATCAATATTATAATTAATAACGATGTTGTTGAAGTTGAAGGAAATGGTCTTCATGGGTTAAAACCATCTGTTGATATTTTAGATGTTGGCAATAGCGGCACAACATTAAGGCTTATGACAGGCATTTTGTCTGCACAAGCCTTTGATTCAATGGTTACTGGCGATTCATCAATTCAAAAACGCCCTATGAAAAGAGTTATGGATCCATTGTCAAAAATGGGAGCAAAAATTGAAAGCATCAATAATAATGGGTGTGCACCATTAAAAATAACAGGCCAACCATTAAAGGGCATAACTTATGAATCTCCTGTATCATCAGCTCAAGTAAAATCTTCAATTTTATTAGCTGGTTTGTATGCTGATGGTAAAACAACTGTTATTGAACCTGCTCCATCTAGGAATCATACCGAAATTATGTTAGAATATTACGGTGGTACAATTACTACAAAGGACTTAGAAACTACAGTAGAGCCAGTTAATCAGCTAAAAGCTCAAGAAATCATTGTACCTGGTGATATTTCTTCAGCTGCCTTTTTAATAACAGCTGCATTAATTGTTCCTAATTCACGTATACTTATTAAAAATGTAGGTATTAACCCAACTAGAAATGGTATATTAGAGGTCTATCGACGAATGAATGCTAATATACAGATTCTAAATGAACGATTAGAAAACGGGGAACCTGTAGCAGATATATTAGCTGAAACTAGTACATTAAAAGGTATTGTTCTTGAAGGAGATATTATACCAAATATTATTGATGAAATACCAATTATATCTGTTGCTGCTGCATATGCAGATGGTCAAACCATTGTTAAAAATGCAGAAGAGTTAAAAGTTAAAGAATCTAATAGAATTGATGCTATGGTGGAAAACTTATCAAAAATGAATGTTGATATTGTTGCTACAGATGATGGCATGATTATAAATGGCAATAACAAATTAAAAGGGGCAACTGTTGAAAGTTACCATGACCACAGAATTGCCATGTCTCTAGCCATTGCAACCTTATCTGCTAGTGGTTCAACAACGATTAATGATAGTGACTGTATAGCCATCTCTTACCCAGGATTTTTTAATGATTTAGAGAAATTATCTAAGTAAACTAAATTTATTAATTGTACACTTATTCCATTTGGAGGTAATTTAATGATTAAAACAACTATTGTTGGTCTAGGAGATAGTTTAACTTCAGGTTACGGAATGATAGGTGGGGATAATTATATTAACAGATTAGAAAAATACTTACCTAAGTACTATCCTTCAATATTATGGAGTATCCATAATATTAGCAAAGTTGGTATTACCACTCGCGAGGGATTGGATTTATTAAAAGATAAGATTTTACCACTTAAACCAAATATTGTTATGATTATGTTAGGCACTAATGATATTTCATTAGATAATGCAATGCACCGAACTATTGATGAATTTGAAAAAAACACACAGAATATGTTAGAACTTATTTCTGAATTTAATAATAGAACTGGATTAAACAATTGTGTTCCAATACCTTTTTTAATAACACCTCCTTGTATTATTAAAGAAGATCTAAATTCTGACAAATCAAATAATCGATTGCATCAATATGTACATATTACAAAACAATTAGGTAACACTTATTCTTGTCCTGTAATCGACTTTTTCTCAATTACCTGTAACACGCCTTCTAAGGCATTGTTATTCCAAGAAGATGGCATTCACTTATCAAAAGCAGGTTACGATTTGCTTTATGATACTGTTTTTGGTGAGTTTACTAAATTAATTAATTATGAAGGATTACTTAAAGATAGAGAACAAAAAAGGGCATAGCCCTTTTTTTGTTCTCTATCTTTACAAAATCATCATAGCATCACCGAAGCTATAAAATCTATATTTATTTTCAATAGCAACTTGATAGGCTCCCATTACATTTTCTTTTCCTGCTAATGCAGATACTAACATTATTAATGTTGACTCCGGTAAATGGAAATTTGTTATCAATGCATCAACCATTTTATATTTATATCCAGGATAAATAAATATATCTGTCCATCCTTTGGATTCATTAATTGTACCATTGTCATTTGCAACGGTTTCAAGTGTTCTACAACTTGTTGTCCCAACAGCAATGACTCTTCCACCCTTTGCCTTGGCATTATTTATCTTACTTGCCTCTTCTTCTGTAATCCAATAAAATTCAGAATGCATATCATGTTCCTCAATATTGTCTACTTTTACAGGTCTAAAAGTTCCAATCCCTACATGTAAAGTTATATATGCAATTTCTACACCTTTACCTTTAATTTTCTCTAATAATTCATTGGTAAAATGCAGCCCTGCTGTGGGTGCAGCTGCTGACCCTGCATGTTTTGCGTACACCGTCTGATATCTGTCCTTATCTTCCAGTTGGTGGGATATATATGGGGGTAAAGGCATTTCTCCTAACTCATCAAGAATTTGTTCAAAAATACCTTTGTATTCAAACTGAATAATCCTATTGCCATTTTCTAGTTTCTCTAAAATATTGGCAATTAATAAACCTTCACCAAATATTATTCTCTCACCAATAACAACTTTTTTCCCTGGTTTAACCATTACTTCCCATTGATCATTTTCTTGTCTATTTAAAAGTAAAAACTCAATTTTTGCCCCTGTTTTCTCTCTAATACCTATTAGCCTTGC comes from Natranaerovirga pectinivora and encodes:
- a CDS encoding prephenate dehydrogenase, with the translated sequence MLNFQEKNFISIKNIGIIGLGLIGGSLAKTIRFKNLPINIYAYDADVDTLKEAKDEGIIDDYFDDINSRFQELDIIFLCAPVQYNNEVLSILKNCISDTTILTDVGSVKGMIHSSIIEMDLEKYFIGGHPMAGSEKSGYNASTNILLENAYYVLTPTSSVSEDKIKKLYDLVEAFGSIPVIINWEDHDYATAAISHVPHIIASSLVNLVKLLDDKGLMKQLAAGGFKDLTRIASSSPSLWKQITLSNKDKILQIISEYIKILEQFKVMLDTDDTNYIFNFFDEANDYRSEFLDPSLGSIKKSYEIMVDIPDELGIIAKIATLLSNHNISIKNIGIVHNREYEQGVLKIVFYDEKSQLKSIDILKLLNYTIYLR
- the aroA gene encoding 3-phosphoshikimate 1-carboxyvinyltransferase; this encodes MIINPISKISGELSVPGDKSISHRAIMFSSLSDGKSIIRNFLQGDDCLSTIRCFKQLGINIIINNDVVEVEGNGLHGLKPSVDILDVGNSGTTLRLMTGILSAQAFDSMVTGDSSIQKRPMKRVMDPLSKMGAKIESINNNGCAPLKITGQPLKGITYESPVSSAQVKSSILLAGLYADGKTTVIEPAPSRNHTEIMLEYYGGTITTKDLETTVEPVNQLKAQEIIVPGDISSAAFLITAALIVPNSRILIKNVGINPTRNGILEVYRRMNANIQILNERLENGEPVADILAETSTLKGIVLEGDIIPNIIDEIPIISVAAAYADGQTIVKNAEELKVKESNRIDAMVENLSKMNVDIVATDDGMIINGNNKLKGATVESYHDHRIAMSLAIATLSASGSTTINDSDCIAISYPGFFNDLEKLSK
- a CDS encoding SGNH/GDSL hydrolase family protein, yielding MIKTTIVGLGDSLTSGYGMIGGDNYINRLEKYLPKYYPSILWSIHNISKVGITTREGLDLLKDKILPLKPNIVMIMLGTNDISLDNAMHRTIDEFEKNTQNMLELISEFNNRTGLNNCVPIPFLITPPCIIKEDLNSDKSNNRLHQYVHITKQLGNTYSCPVIDFFSITCNTPSKALLFQEDGIHLSKAGYDLLYDTVFGEFTKLINYEGLLKDREQKRA
- the queA gene encoding tRNA preQ1(34) S-adenosylmethionine ribosyltransferase-isomerase QueA, with translation MKVEDFNFELPEELIAQDPIKERTDSRLLVLNKKTGKVDHKIFKDIIECLNPNDCLVLNNTKVIPARLIGIREKTGAKIEFLLLNRQENDQWEVMVKPGKKVVIGERIIFGEGLLIANILEKLENGNRIIQFEYKGIFEQILDELGEMPLPPYISHQLEDKDRYQTVYAKHAGSAAAPTAGLHFTNELLEKIKGKGVEIAYITLHVGIGTFRPVKVDNIEEHDMHSEFYWITEEEASKINNAKAKGGRVIAVGTTSCRTLETVANDNGTINESKGWTDIFIYPGYKYKMVDALITNFHLPESTLIMLVSALAGKENVMGAYQVAIENKYRFYSFGDAMMIL